The sequence below is a genomic window from Coffea arabica cultivar ET-39 chromosome 8e, Coffea Arabica ET-39 HiFi, whole genome shotgun sequence.
AGCCCCCACCTTCCCCCTCAGTCTGTTCAATGATTCAATGCCCGTTTCCTCCTGTCGTCTCTTTTTGCCTGTCCGCACTAACACACACACTGACCCATACAAATGGCTGcgtttttctagggtttttctaTAATACACCAAGAAATAGTccaaaaaccctaaaatctATCCATTTTTGTCTTAAAATTTTCACCTTTTAATCATTGACTGAATCTGCAAAATACTTGGCTGCTTGATGATTATCGTTTTTGCGGCGGGAACTTATTTCTGTTATTAATGGAGGCATCGCAGTCGGACGGCGGCAGAGGGAAGGCGGCGTCTACGGCTGCCGATGGTGGAGGAGGGGGTCCTTCTCCGGCGCCTGCGCCGATGCCGAATGCTAATGCACCGCCACCGTTCCTGGTGAAGACGTATGACATGGTGGATGACCCGAGCACGGATAAGATCGTGTCGTGGAGCGCTACGAACAATAGCTTCGTGGTTTGGGACCCGCCGGAATTTGCTCGTGACCTCTTGCCGAAGTATTTCAAGCATAACAACTTCTCCAGCTTCGTTCGCCAGTTAAACACTTATGTATGCATTTTTCTGTATcgtgttttctttttgttttttcccctCCCGGTTGTGTGGTATTCTGTGGTGTGTGCATAATTGGAGTAGGAATTTGGCTTTGTTATCTTTTAGAGTGAATTTCTGATCATTTGTGCTATTCGGGGTTTGAAGGTTTTTGCATGTTGGGATTTTAGTTGAATGTTTGGGGATCTATGTTCGTCTGTCGTGACAAGCTTTTCTGATTGCATATTATCGGCAGTTGATGATTTGTAATGCAGATTGCTGGTTCAACTACACTTTCCATCCTCATAGATGTAAATATGAAAGGGGACTTTGTAggtttttacatttttttagaaaaaaaggcTGTGAAATTTATTATAGTGATTGAGGCtgttaaattttttgaaaaggaGTCTGGAGAAACATTGTTTGCTCTTGGTGAAGGTGGCTCAAGGTTTGATAGATGTGGAATAAATGAATCACCAAAAAGCTTTTGGCTGCTTCTATGCTGGAGAAACAAGGATTACAGGAAATTGTTCATTGTCGGATAGGAAAGTAATGATTAATAATTTCCCATAATGAGAATATGATTTTGGTTCATTTCTGTTTTTCATGATTGGTAGCATTCAACAAATTGGTATGATTGGCTAACGCCCATTTCTCCTTATCCGACAATATGGATAAACGACAAATTGAAAGAGATTGAAGCCATAATGTGTATGTTTCCCTAAGTGGAAGTTGTGTTCACAGGGCTTGAATAGGAGTTGGAGTAGCTGAGATGTCTGTCCAGTCAACGCTTTTTGGATTACGTTAGTTGTCTGGCTTAGTCTTCTTCAATGTTGTAGTTTGATTTGGATCTTTCTGGTGGCTTTCTTTGAACTTTATTTTGGATATACCcacttttattgttttcctttctaCTCATATTCTCTTATACTGAGTTCTCAGCAACAAAGAAGTTTCTTAGCAACATTGGTATGGTTGGCTAATGCCCATTTCTCCTTATCCGACAATATGGATAAACGACAATATAGATAAACGACAAATTGAAAGAGATTGAAGCCACAATGTGTATATTTCCCTAATTGAAGCCATAATGTGTATATTTCCCCAAGTGGAAGTCATGTTCATTAGGGGTTGGAGCAGCTGAGATGTCTGTCCAGTCAACGCTTTTCGGATTACGTTGGTTGTCTTCAATGTTGTAGTTTGATTTGGATCTTTCTGGTGGCTTTCTTTGAACTTTATTTTGGATATACCcacttttattgttttcctttctaCTCATATTCTCTTATACTGAGATTCTCAGCAACAAAGAAGTTGGTATTACGGAATTTCTGCTCTTTTGTCTCTTTCTGGGGAAGATTCTTGCCAAACTGATCTGATTAATTTGATTTTGTCCCAAATGAATCTTCAACTAGAAGTATTTAGAGTGCTTCCTTACTTATAATAGAAGTGTTTTTGGTAACTACTCCTACTTACAAGGATTTAGTACGGTTAGGTTGCGACAATATTTGTAATATATCCGTGCGCAGTCATTAATGTATGGAAagaatttcatgattttataaTTTTACCCTACAACTAATCCTGCCCGCATAAAATGACTTTCCGAACCTACTCGTTCTACTTATTTGAAACCTAAGGTTCTTTTATATTTCCTtcctttaatgattttgttgtCTCATCATATTGAGCGTTCTAAGCAACTTCCATTTTTCCGATCTTCCCTACCTGCAGCCTTCTGGCTCGAGAAAAGAGAAATTAGAGAAGTGGAGATAACAGATAAAGAAGCAGAATCTCCTAGATTGCGATATTTTATCAGAATTGATAAATTCTTTTCTAAATCAGCCTAATTCACTTCTAGCATAGGCTTCTTTTAAGGAAGAGATGGATCGAAGAGAGTGATTTTCAAGTAAATGTATCAATTTCCTATACTATTTAGCATTTCGTCTGATCAAATTCTGCAATTTCAGTCATGCTTGCTTTTTTGTTGGCTCCCCTTCATATCTTTGAATGACCCTCAGTCAGCTGTTTCATTCTTTCTCGTATAATTGATTGATTTAACTCTAATCATGTAATAAACTGTTTCAACCTTGTTTTCCTTCTGTGATTGTTAGTTTGTACATTGATGTGTCTTTTAACTAGTAAAAGTAAAGGACAGTGCGTTACAATCCCAAATGGAAGTGACACATGCTGTTTTAGTAGAGGAGATTTTGCTTTGACTAGGAATGTTTGCTGCATAATTGGAAGTCACTGTTGCATAATGAATATTGTAAAATAATTTGACAATCACTGTCAGGTAATGTTTGACTCATGGCAGTCATGCTTTTTCTTCCCATGACGATGGAAATTTGATGAAGATGAAATTGACATTAGTATCAAAGTAGATTCATAAATTGTGCTGCATAAGATAGTTTAATACGGCAAAAAGCTCGCGCTCAGTATTGTGTGACTTGATTGCAGTTTAATAAAGCTTGCATGGTTTGCTGGTTTAGCTCTTCTTTTTCTGGCGCGAGTGAATGAGATGGAGCGTGTTTAGGATACATTCTTGGCTGACTTACTAAAGCAAAAGAGGAGCAAAAAAGAAAGATTGGAAATGAATGGATGACTTTCTTGTCCAGTTAGATCTTGGGAAACTTACAATTGCCTTGTCACTTCGTTCTTTATTTTCATTCTGAGCATAAGTTTATCTTAGTTAGTGCAAGAAATATTACCTTTACCAATATATTTGGCCAGATTATCTGGCACTTTTGTATTGTGGGCAACAGAAAATGTTCATGGATCTCTTTCGAGTTGAATTGAATTGCAATTACAAAAATGAAGAGGCACAATGTAAATACGTATAAAGTGTAGGAACCTTTTCTGTCGATAAAGAAGTGATATGAAGGGTTGAGTTGTATAAGTAAGTTCCTGTTTCAAGTTGGTCAATTTTATAAAGAGAATTTAGTAGCTTAAGGTTCCAGCATAGGAAGTTGTCAATGCCAACTATATCAACTTGATCGATTTGGCCAAGAGTTTGCGGTAGCTAAAGTTACGGGTGCCCATTCTGAAAAGATAATTCGTTAGATTCACAAGGCTGATCATTTTTTATTCAGTTTGTAAAAGTGAAtgatttctttttccattttctaaaaTTGTATTTGACTTCCAGTCCACATATGCAAAGGTTGGTGTTTCACCTATTTTGGATCTTGTCTGATAATTTTGGTCGACTAGGATGGAAGGGTAGTAGTTCTTGCCATCTAACAGTTGTCAAGGTGGGATTGGCGGATTGCATTGTCGGATCTGTTTACctctctttctttggtggtaTCTTCTATTGGTTAAATACAGTTTGTCTCTGATTGTGAACTTGTTATTATCAATGCCAGTACGTCTTACTGTTTGTGATTGTTGCCCCCTTGGACAAACAGGGATTTAGAAAGGTTGATCCAGATCGCTGGGAGTTTGCAAACGAGGGATTCTTAAGAGGTCAAAAGCACCTACTTAAAAGTATTAGTCGTCGAAAACCTGCCCATGGACACCCTCAGCCACAACAGCAACCTCATGGACAGAGTCCATCAGTTGGCCCATGTGTTGAGGTTGGAAAATTTGGGCTTGAAGAGGAGGTTGAGAGGCTAAAAAGAGACAAGAATGTGCTTATGCAGGAACTTGTACGGTTGAGGCAACAACAACAAACCACCGATGGTCAGTTGCAAGCAATGGTGCAGCGCCTCCAGGGTATGGAACAGCGGCAACAACAGATGATGTCTTTCCTGGCAAAAGCTGTGAACAGCCCTGGATTTTTGGCCCAGTTTGTACAGCAGCAAAGTGATAGCGGCAGGCGCATCACTGAAGGCAGCAAAAAGCGGAGGCTTAAACAGGATGGTCTTTCAGACGATCATTCTGTTGGTCCTACTGATGGACAGATTGTCAAGTATCAGCCTATGATGAATGAGGCAGCTAAAGCAATGCTCAGGCAGCTAATGAAAGTCGATGCTTCGCCTAGATTAGAGAATTTCAGCAACAGTTCTGATAATTTCTTGCTCAGTGATGGCTCGACACAGTCTACGGCAATGGATTGTGGGAATTCTTCCAATCGTGTTTCAGGAGTGACTCTTCAGGAGGTCACACCATCTGCT
It includes:
- the LOC113703762 gene encoding heat shock factor protein HSF8, whose amino-acid sequence is MEASQSDGGRGKAASTAADGGGGGPSPAPAPMPNANAPPPFLVKTYDMVDDPSTDKIVSWSATNNSFVVWDPPEFARDLLPKYFKHNNFSSFVRQLNTYGFRKVDPDRWEFANEGFLRGQKHLLKSISRRKPAHGHPQPQQQPHGQSPSVGPCVEVGKFGLEEEVERLKRDKNVLMQELVRLRQQQQTTDGQLQAMVQRLQGMEQRQQQMMSFLAKAVNSPGFLAQFVQQQSDSGRRITEGSKKRRLKQDGLSDDHSVGPTDGQIVKYQPMMNEAAKAMLRQLMKVDASPRLENFSNSSDNFLLSDGSTQSTAMDCGNSSNRVSGVTLQEVTPSAGQPFVPAASSVIGQSASAAISDSHSSTLGATSDLNGMVGAQDLHPLTLPSPDTIMPELSQLQDIGQESNVDILGTETENGAFMDATSLAANGKLALDIDDEQIEWDSSLLDDMEDLPGSIDPFWEKFLQSPQQTIETEDLNSNQMEDLSKGSQIKPVDNGWNRTQHMEQLTEQMGLLTSEGKKV